A window of Campylobacter pinnipediorum subsp. pinnipediorum contains these coding sequences:
- a CDS encoding nicotinate phosphoribosyltransferase → MISEIELKKQGKIQRLTNKTFKFDERISSGFYTAEYFLKVNKIIKQNLANQTVTMQWFQRKDNIMLCGIDEAISILHTFAKNIDELKIYALNDGDIISSNEPVLRVSGRYEDFGFLENIIDAVLARRSSIATNAMRVISVANKKDIFCMADRQDDIYTQIGDGYATYVAGINKVATNAQGLWWGGVGLGTMPHALIQICGGDILKACELYIKTFPEEKITALVDYNNDVINDSLKAAREFKDKIAAVRVDTSANLIDKYFLDKDTTGFDPHGVCKELIFALRNALDSHGFKDIKIVVSSGFTPEKIADFEKFNTPVDVYGVGSFMTKNDTCGFTGDLVELNGKKEAKFGRKFIDSDRLKIVNF, encoded by the coding sequence GTGATTAGTGAAATTGAATTAAAAAAGCAGGGTAAAATACAAAGACTTACAAATAAAACTTTTAAATTTGATGAAAGAATTTCTAGTGGATTTTACACAGCTGAGTATTTTTTAAAAGTAAATAAAATAATAAAACAAAATCTTGCAAATCAAACTGTTACTATGCAGTGGTTTCAAAGAAAAGACAATATAATGCTTTGCGGTATAGATGAAGCTATATCTATCTTGCATACATTTGCTAAAAATATAGATGAATTAAAAATTTATGCTTTAAATGATGGTGATATTATAAGCTCAAATGAACCTGTTTTACGTGTAAGTGGCAGATATGAAGACTTTGGATTTTTAGAAAATATAATAGATGCTGTTCTTGCTAGAAGAAGTAGCATTGCGACCAATGCTATGCGAGTCATTAGCGTAGCAAATAAAAAAGATATTTTTTGTATGGCTGATAGACAAGATGATATTTATACTCAAATAGGCGATGGATATGCTACTTATGTAGCAGGCATAAACAAAGTAGCCACAAATGCTCAGGGCCTATGGTGGGGCGGAGTGGGCCTTGGAACTATGCCACACGCTTTGATTCAAATTTGTGGCGGAGATATTTTAAAGGCTTGCGAGCTTTATATAAAGACATTCCCAGAAGAAAAAATTACGGCCTTGGTTGATTATAATAATGATGTTATAAACGACTCTTTAAAAGCAGCAAGGGAGTTTAAAGATAAAATAGCAGCTGTTAGGGTTGATACCTCTGCAAATTTGATAGATAAGTATTTTTTGGATAAAGACACGACTGGGTTTGATCCACACGGTGTTTGTAAAGAACTTATTTTTGCACTTAGGAATGCTTTGGATAGCCATGGTTTTAAAGATATAAAGATAGTTGTTAGTTCTGGTTTTACTCCGGAAAAAATTGCTGATTTTGAAAAATTTAATACTCCGGTTGATGTTTATGGTGTTGGAAGTTTTATGACCAAAAACGATACTTGTGGTTTTACTGGAGATTTGGTTGAGTTAAATGGTAAAAAAGAAGCAAAATTTGGCAGGAAATTTATAGATTCTGATAGACTTAAAATAGTTAATTTTTAA
- the hydF gene encoding [FeFe] hydrogenase H-cluster maturation GTPase HydF — protein MNIPKLLRLKIGIFGRRNVGKSSIMNMLSDQDTSIVSDVAGTTTDVVEKSIEIHGIGAAVLLDTAGVDDVGELGAKRILKTKKAIDEIDMAVLVLESNKITDFEIGLIADFKQNKKPFLIFVNKCDTQKPNDDFLKQIGEYDFVLTSAKTKLNLEEVYEALLKTTKKIKPDESSLFDGILKEEDLVLLVAPIDEEAPKDRLILPQVQAIRKILDNKAFSLVTQDSDISKICQRVRPDLIVCDSQCVLEVVKTAPKDINITTFSILMSRLKGDLKEFILGANKIDELKNNDKILIAEACTHNTKDGDIARVKIPKLLRKFTQKELEFHYTNGKDYPDNLNEFAVIIHCGGCMINKNLMQSRINKAKNSEICITNYGIVISKCQGVLDRVIEIFDF, from the coding sequence ATGAATATACCAAAGCTTTTAAGATTAAAAATCGGTATTTTTGGTAGGCGAAATGTAGGAAAATCAAGCATTATGAATATGTTAAGCGACCAAGATACATCTATCGTTTCGGATGTAGCTGGAACAACAACCGATGTTGTTGAAAAAAGCATAGAAATTCACGGCATAGGTGCTGCTGTTTTGCTTGATACGGCTGGAGTTGATGATGTAGGAGAGCTTGGAGCAAAGAGAATTTTAAAAACAAAAAAGGCTATTGATGAGATAGATATGGCTGTTTTAGTTTTAGAGTCTAACAAGATAACTGATTTTGAAATAGGCTTAATAGCTGATTTTAAACAAAATAAAAAACCATTTTTGATCTTTGTAAATAAATGCGATACACAAAAACCAAATGATGATTTTTTAAAACAAATAGGTGAATATGATTTTGTATTAACATCTGCAAAAACAAAGCTAAACTTAGAAGAAGTTTACGAGGCATTGCTTAAAACTACAAAAAAAATAAAACCCGATGAAAGTAGTTTATTTGATGGAATTTTAAAAGAAGAAGATTTAGTTTTGCTTGTAGCTCCTATTGATGAAGAGGCTCCAAAAGATAGGCTTATACTCCCACAAGTTCAGGCTATAAGAAAAATACTTGATAATAAAGCTTTTTCTTTGGTTACTCAAGATAGCGATATATCAAAGATATGTCAAAGAGTAAGACCTGATTTGATAGTGTGTGATTCACAGTGTGTTTTAGAGGTTGTAAAAACAGCTCCAAAAGATATAAATATAACTACTTTTTCTATACTTATGTCAAGATTAAAGGGCGATTTAAAAGAGTTCATACTTGGTGCAAACAAGATAGATGAACTAAAAAATAACGATAAAATTTTAATAGCAGAAGCATGTACTCATAACACAAAAGATGGTGATATAGCAAGGGTTAAAATACCAAAATTGCTTAGAAAATTCACACAAAAAGAGTTAGAGTTTCATTACACAAATGGAAAAGACTATCCTGATAATTTAAATGAATTTGCGGTTATAATCCATTGTGGCGGTTGTATGATAAATAAAAATTTAATGCAAAGCAGGATAAACAAAGCTAAAAACTCAGAAATTTGCATAACAAACTACGGCATAGTGATATCAAAATGCCAAGGTGTTTTGGATAGGGTTATCGAGATATTTGATTTTTAG
- the hydG gene encoding [FeFe] hydrogenase H-cluster radical SAM maturase HydG: MSWTSERYQKIVEWVNKHEYENFIDEDEIHSILEKTKNASKEEVRAIIAKAKQNASNGAMLSPYETAILLNNSHDELWEEIFDAATWVKTEVYGDRMVLFSPLYISSPCVNNCKYCGFAESNTEHNKKILREEELKNEVTSMLDMGQKRLVAVYGEHPKSDHNFIAQSVRTIYGVKKGNLSMRRVNINAAPLFEDEYKIVHNEGIGTFQVFQETYHRQTYKENHPENTLKGIYDWRVFALHRALKAGLDDVAIGALLGLYDYKFEILGLLFHAMSLEKYFGIGPHTISFPRIKKASGANNDDMPYALDDDEFLRAIAIIRLMCPFTGTILTAREEPELRNKAIQRCGISQMDAGTNIEIGGYSKDNKIDELNKQQFQIGDHRCIDEFVINVMKKDRIPSFCTSCYREGRTGDHFMPYAKNAKIKYLCLPNAILTLKEYLLDYGSEEARNLGENVIIPKYLKELEQNLPHIAEKVRTLITAMENGERDCHL; this comes from the coding sequence ATGTCATGGACAAGTGAGAGATATCAAAAAATAGTTGAATGGGTTAATAAACACGAATATGAAAATTTCATAGATGAAGATGAGATACATAGTATTTTAGAAAAAACAAAGAATGCTAGCAAAGAAGAAGTAAGAGCTATAATAGCAAAAGCTAAACAAAATGCATCTAATGGGGCTATGCTTAGTCCTTATGAAACAGCTATTTTATTGAATAACTCTCACGATGAGCTTTGGGAAGAAATTTTTGATGCAGCAACATGGGTAAAAACAGAGGTTTACGGCGATAGAATGGTTTTATTCTCCCCTCTTTATATATCAAGCCCATGTGTAAACAACTGCAAATATTGTGGTTTTGCAGAGTCAAATACCGAGCATAATAAAAAAATATTGCGTGAAGAAGAGTTAAAAAATGAAGTAACTTCTATGCTCGATATGGGTCAAAAACGACTTGTTGCTGTTTACGGAGAACACCCAAAAAGCGATCACAACTTTATAGCACAAAGTGTAAGAACTATTTATGGAGTTAAAAAGGGTAATTTAAGTATGCGTAGAGTAAATATAAACGCAGCTCCACTTTTTGAAGACGAATACAAGATAGTTCATAACGAAGGCATTGGAACATTTCAGGTTTTTCAAGAGACATACCACAGACAAACCTACAAAGAAAATCATCCAGAAAATACACTAAAAGGTATTTATGATTGGCGTGTTTTTGCGCTTCATAGAGCATTAAAAGCCGGACTTGATGATGTTGCAATAGGTGCCTTACTTGGTCTTTATGATTATAAATTTGAAATTTTAGGATTATTATTTCATGCGATGAGCTTGGAAAAATACTTTGGAATAGGACCTCATACAATATCTTTTCCTCGCATTAAAAAAGCATCTGGTGCAAATAACGATGATATGCCTTATGCTTTAGATGATGATGAGTTTTTAAGAGCTATTGCGATAATTCGCCTAATGTGTCCATTTACAGGAACAATACTTACAGCAAGAGAAGAGCCAGAGCTAAGAAATAAAGCTATTCAAAGATGTGGAATTTCTCAAATGGATGCTGGAACAAATATAGAAATTGGTGGATATTCAAAAGATAACAAGATAGATGAGTTAAATAAACAACAATTCCAAATCGGCGATCATCGCTGTATAGATGAGTTTGTTATAAATGTTATGAAAAAAGATAGAATTCCAAGCTTTTGCACATCTTGTTATAGAGAAGGTAGAACTGGTGATCACTTTATGCCTTATGCAAAAAATGCAAAGATAAAATACCTTTGTCTTCCAAATGCTATTTTGACTTTAAAAGAGTATTTGCTTGATTATGGCTCAGAGGAGGCTAGAAATTTAGGCGAAAATGTTATAATTCCAAAATATTTAAAAGAGCTTGAACAAAATTTACCTCATATTGCAGAAAAAGTTAGAACACTTATAACTGCAATGGAAAACGGAGAAAGAGATTGTCATCTTTAG
- the hydE gene encoding [FeFe] hydrogenase H-cluster radical SAM maturase HydE encodes MSSLEFINELYNTHTTSLKGLEEIIKDESNCDYLFEAADKTRRKYSKQEVHLKALIEISNICTKTCFYCGLRQANKVVNRYKIEPDDIINYAKEAAQVGYKTIVLQSGESNIFSDDDMCKILRGIKKFGVQITLSLGEKSFEQYKAYKEAGANRYLLRIETTDEKLYKRFHPGMSLDNRIRCLQDLKTLGYETGSGLLVGLPDTNPEILAKDLMFLKKFDFDMVGIGPFIPADNTPLSNEKGGSVHMAIKLIAITRLLLPNINIPATTAIETIDPNEGRKKALKSGANVIMPSITNGKYQDLYRLYPKKFYIKSDVSETYTKFDNLLFSIGDKVSLENGDSMRFNQRLK; translated from the coding sequence TTGTCATCTTTAGAATTTATAAACGAACTTTATAATACACATACGACATCACTTAAAGGTCTTGAAGAGATAATCAAAGATGAAAGCAACTGCGATTATCTCTTTGAGGCTGCTGATAAAACTAGGCGCAAATACTCAAAACAAGAGGTGCATTTAAAAGCACTTATAGAAATTTCAAATATATGCACCAAAACTTGCTTTTATTGTGGTTTAAGACAAGCAAATAAAGTCGTAAACCGTTACAAGATAGAGCCTGATGATATAATAAACTATGCAAAAGAAGCAGCTCAAGTAGGCTATAAAACCATAGTTTTACAATCAGGCGAAAGTAACATTTTTAGCGATGATGATATGTGTAAAATACTTAGGGGTATTAAAAAATTTGGAGTTCAAATCACACTAAGCCTTGGAGAAAAGAGCTTTGAACAATACAAGGCTTATAAAGAGGCTGGTGCAAATAGATATCTTTTAAGGATAGAAACAACAGATGAAAAACTTTATAAGCGTTTTCATCCAGGAATGAGTTTGGATAACAGAATAAGATGTCTACAAGACTTAAAAACATTAGGCTATGAAACCGGTAGCGGTTTGCTTGTAGGACTTCCAGATACAAATCCTGAAATTTTAGCAAAAGATTTGATGTTTTTGAAAAAATTTGATTTTGACATGGTTGGCATAGGTCCTTTTATCCCAGCTGACAACACTCCTCTTTCTAATGAAAAGGGGGGAAGTGTTCATATGGCAATAAAACTAATAGCCATAACAAGGCTATTATTACCTAATATAAACATACCAGCAACAACAGCGATAGAGACTATAGATCCAAACGAAGGTAGAAAAAAGGCACTCAAAAGCGGTGCAAATGTAATAATGCCATCCATAACAAATGGAAAATATCAAGACTTATATAGACTTTATCCTAAGAAATTTTACATAAAATCTGATGTAAGTGAGACATATACAAAATTTGATAATCTTTTATTTTCCATAGGAGATAAAGTATCTTTAGAAAATGGCGATAGTATGAGATTTAATCAGAGATTAAAATGA
- a CDS encoding iron hydrogenase small subunit, producing the protein MRYQYIEKPVGKIFSRRDFLKVGGVCTAVVAMSGYAITDIIKKRKAYITMRQNGLYRDDKRCQQMNITSSHQNPSCAKSYADLKTEPMGEIAEKLLHTNAYFDRKNLLLKGASHA; encoded by the coding sequence ATGAGATATCAATATATAGAAAAACCGGTTGGAAAAATATTTTCAAGAAGAGATTTTTTAAAAGTTGGTGGTGTTTGCACAGCTGTTGTAGCAATGAGCGGATATGCTATAACAGATATTATTAAAAAGAGAAAAGCCTATATAACAATGAGACAAAATGGCCTTTATAGGGATGATAAAAGATGTCAACAAATGAATATCACAAGTTCTCATCAAAATCCAAGTTGTGCTAAATCTTATGCTGATTTAAAAACAGAACCGATGGGTGAAATAGCAGAAAAGTTACTTCACACAAATGCTTATTTTGATCGTAAAAATTTGCTTTTAAAAGGAGCAAGTCATGCTTAG
- a CDS encoding cytochrome b/b6 domain-containing protein: protein MLSNQRVLKFPLSEKVFHNLNLVTWTGLAVTGVLIYFKLVDEKMSEILMDWHIGIAIVFTMNFFGFMFLNFDRFSLMLRNLFIWDKDTFAWFKNFGGYPRRLFGIKFGPEEVAPQGRFNAGQKATYIIFMFMIFALIVTGWLLYAYPTAIGKVVTKWMFVFHVWASILTTLIAFCAHMPLALINIEDFKAMFRFGPGDVPLEDAYHHAPKWVKEDLISIDGNLKTIK from the coding sequence ATGCTTAGTAATCAAAGAGTTTTAAAATTCCCGTTGTCAGAAAAAGTTTTCCATAACCTAAATTTAGTAACATGGACAGGTCTTGCTGTTACTGGAGTATTGATTTATTTTAAGTTAGTTGATGAAAAAATGTCTGAAATACTTATGGATTGGCATATAGGTATAGCTATTGTATTTACTATGAATTTCTTTGGTTTTATGTTTTTGAATTTTGATAGATTTTCGTTAATGCTAAGAAATTTATTTATATGGGATAAAGATACTTTTGCCTGGTTTAAAAACTTTGGCGGTTACCCAAGAAGACTTTTTGGTATAAAATTTGGGCCAGAAGAAGTCGCTCCTCAAGGTAGGTTTAATGCCGGACAAAAGGCAACTTATATTATATTTATGTTTATGATATTTGCTCTTATCGTTACAGGTTGGCTACTTTATGCTTATCCAACAGCAATTGGTAAAGTTGTTACTAAATGGATGTTTGTATTTCATGTTTGGGCCTCAATTTTAACAACTTTAATAGCTTTTTGTGCTCATATGCCACTAGCTTTAATAAATATTGAAGACTTTAAAGCTATGTTTAGATTTGGACCAGGAGATGTGCCTTTAGAAGATGCATATCATCACGCCCCAAAATGGGTAAAGGAGGATTTAATATCTATTGATGGCAATCTAAAAACAATAAAATAA
- the topA gene encoding type I DNA topoisomerase: protein MRSLIIVESPAKAKTIKNFLGDDYDVIASKGHIRDLPKTSFGIKIEDDKFKPEYRVSADHSKIVKEIKELAKKADQIYLATDEDREGEAIAFHIASAIGKDANKLPRIVFHEITKNAIQNALSNPRVIDMDSVNAQQTRRLLDRIVGYKLSPLLNLKIQKGLSAGRVQSAALKIIVDREKEIQAFKPVRYFSIDTKFKKDLEADLIKFQNQKIEKLTITNPDRAKLIVDTLKNDKFVVSNIESKERKTSPQPPFMTSTLQQNASNVLGFSPKKTMMIAQNLYEGVQTNDGFMGAITYMRTDSLNLAKEAVESARDLIKNEFGDKYLPSKAISYVTKSKGAQEAHEAIRPTNLNFTPTIAAKFLEKDALRLYTLIYNRFLACQMSQSISETQNVFITSENSEFKLSGKKMVFDGFYKVYGDLDKDKILPSLNINDELNIQSIEQTEHFTEPPSRYSEAGLVKKLESLGIGRPSTYAPTISLLTSRDYVKVEKKQLIPNEISFIIMSVLQEHFNDIVDSEFTSNLEAKLDLIASNQADWQNVLGDFYHPFMEKIASGKTNIKSLKVANPIGEKCPECGGELLERSGRYGKFIACGNFPKCKYSRNIQSDKQDTKETAQKKQPIKIETPCPKCGGDIVQRFSRRGKFYGCSNYPKCDFISSYEPLIQKCSKCGGNTIKKELKKGTFAECVECKNKDEI from the coding sequence ATGAGAAGTCTAATAATAGTAGAATCTCCTGCAAAAGCGAAGACGATAAAGAATTTTTTGGGTGATGACTATGATGTTATAGCTTCAAAAGGACACATAAGAGATCTTCCAAAAACCAGCTTTGGCATAAAAATAGAAGATGATAAATTTAAGCCAGAGTATAGAGTTAGTGCAGACCATTCAAAAATAGTAAAAGAGATAAAAGAGTTAGCCAAAAAAGCCGATCAAATATACCTAGCTACCGATGAGGATAGAGAGGGAGAGGCTATTGCATTTCACATAGCAAGTGCAATAGGAAAAGACGCAAACAAGCTACCTAGGATAGTCTTTCACGAGATTACAAAAAATGCCATACAAAATGCTCTTTCAAATCCAAGAGTTATAGATATGGATAGCGTAAATGCTCAGCAAACAAGACGACTTTTAGATAGGATAGTTGGATATAAACTAAGTCCGTTATTAAATCTAAAAATACAAAAAGGCCTAAGTGCTGGTAGGGTTCAAAGTGCTGCTTTAAAAATAATAGTAGATAGAGAAAAAGAGATACAAGCATTTAAACCGGTTAGATATTTTAGTATAGATACTAAATTTAAAAAAGATTTAGAAGCGGATTTGATAAAGTTTCAAAATCAAAAAATAGAAAAACTGACTATAACAAATCCAGATAGAGCAAAACTTATAGTTGATACACTTAAAAATGATAAATTTGTTGTAAGCAATATAGAAAGCAAAGAGAGAAAAACAAGTCCTCAGCCTCCATTTATGACATCAACATTGCAACAAAATGCAAGTAATGTCCTTGGCTTTAGCCCCAAAAAGACAATGATGATAGCCCAAAATTTATACGAAGGTGTTCAAACAAATGATGGTTTTATGGGTGCAATAACATATATGAGAACTGATAGCTTAAATCTCGCAAAAGAGGCTGTTGAATCAGCAAGAGATCTTATAAAAAATGAGTTTGGAGATAAATATCTACCAAGCAAAGCTATATCTTATGTGACTAAATCAAAAGGTGCACAAGAGGCACACGAAGCAATAAGACCTACAAATTTAAACTTCACACCAACAATTGCTGCTAAGTTTTTAGAAAAAGATGCATTAAGACTATACACGCTAATCTACAATAGATTTTTAGCATGTCAAATGAGTCAAAGCATAAGTGAAACCCAAAATGTTTTTATAACAAGTGAAAATTCAGAGTTCAAACTTAGTGGCAAAAAGATGGTATTTGATGGTTTTTATAAAGTTTATGGCGATTTAGATAAAGATAAAATCTTACCTAGTTTAAATATCAATGATGAATTAAATATTCAAAGCATAGAACAAACAGAACATTTTACAGAGCCACCTTCAAGATACTCAGAAGCTGGGCTTGTTAAAAAGTTAGAAAGTCTTGGCATAGGAAGACCATCTACTTATGCACCTACAATATCACTTCTAACATCAAGAGATTATGTAAAAGTAGAGAAAAAACAGCTTATACCAAATGAAATTTCATTTATTATAATGAGTGTTTTACAAGAGCATTTTAACGATATAGTAGATAGCGAATTTACTTCCAACCTAGAAGCAAAACTTGACCTTATAGCATCAAATCAAGCTGATTGGCAAAATGTTTTAGGTGATTTTTATCATCCTTTTATGGAAAAAATAGCTTCAGGAAAGACAAATATAAAAAGCTTAAAAGTTGCAAATCCAATAGGTGAAAAATGTCCTGAATGCGGAGGGGAACTCTTAGAAAGAAGTGGCAGATACGGTAAATTTATCGCTTGTGGGAATTTCCCTAAATGCAAGTATTCAAGAAATATACAATCAGATAAACAAGATACTAAAGAAACCGCACAAAAAAAACAACCTATAAAAATAGAAACACCATGTCCAAAATGTGGTGGAGATATAGTTCAAAGATTTTCAAGGCGTGGTAAATTTTATGGATGTTCTAACTACCCTAAATGTGATTTTATAAGCTCTTATGAACCACTTATTCAAAAGTGTAGTAAATGTGGTGGAAACACAATCAAAAAAGAGCTAAAAAAAGGAACATTTGCTGAATGCGTTGAGTGTAAAAATAAAGATGAGATTTAA
- a CDS encoding [Fe-Fe] hydrogenase large subunit C-terminal domain-containing protein: MGVYTVKTFPPSVNSRGGDAEFEGTYRKGELRGIIQINQDDCVGCDTCSKFCPTDAIDGSLGVAHKIDQNLCVACGQCLINCPFGVIEQMSFVDEVIKKLEDKKTFVVAHPAPSVRVALAEEFGGEPGDLTINKMYNALEKAGFNMYDVNFAADHTILEEGTELIKKIKYWVLGERSDDLNHMAEHPFPHFTSCCPAWVRNAEIFHPELIPHISGAKSPIQMGGPLAKTWAAKFVWNKDPRDIFMVSITPCTAKIFEASRPEFDSAYRYLKQTGEIPEDTASFPDIDAVLTARDLANLFRKKGINPLEMSAEYPEKIMNVYSGGGTIFGNSGGVMEAALRTAYYLLSGQNLKDPELTPVRGYDKDLTQAVVPIPLKDYDGKILELKIAVVNGASRNLNTIIKHITKESNKYHFIEVMNCPGGCVNGGGQPVQAMGTSWLHPLLPLPLRA, translated from the coding sequence ATGGGTGTTTATACTGTAAAGACTTTTCCACCTTCCGTAAATTCAAGAGGTGGTGATGCTGAGTTTGAAGGTACTTACAGAAAAGGTGAACTTAGGGGAATTATCCAAATCAATCAAGATGATTGTGTTGGATGCGATACCTGTAGCAAGTTCTGTCCTACTGATGCCATAGATGGTTCGCTTGGAGTGGCACATAAGATAGATCAAAACTTATGTGTAGCTTGTGGTCAGTGTTTGATAAATTGTCCATTTGGTGTTATAGAGCAGATGAGTTTTGTTGATGAGGTTATAAAAAAACTAGAGGATAAAAAAACCTTCGTAGTTGCTCATCCAGCACCTTCTGTGAGAGTGGCTTTGGCTGAGGAGTTTGGTGGTGAACCAGGAGATCTAACGATAAATAAAATGTATAATGCGTTAGAAAAAGCAGGCTTTAATATGTATGATGTAAACTTTGCAGCAGATCATACTATCCTTGAAGAGGGAACAGAACTTATCAAAAAGATAAAATACTGGGTTTTGGGAGAAAGAAGTGATGATTTAAATCATATGGCAGAACACCCTTTCCCACATTTTACAAGTTGCTGTCCTGCATGGGTAAGAAATGCTGAAATTTTTCATCCTGAGTTAATACCACATATTTCAGGAGCAAAATCTCCGATTCAAATGGGCGGTCCTTTGGCAAAAACATGGGCTGCTAAATTTGTATGGAATAAAGACCCAAGAGATATTTTTATGGTTTCTATTACACCATGTACTGCAAAAATATTTGAAGCGAGTAGACCTGAGTTTGACTCAGCATATAGATATTTAAAACAAACAGGTGAGATTCCAGAAGACACTGCTAGCTTTCCTGATATAGATGCAGTTTTAACAGCTAGGGATTTAGCAAATTTATTTAGAAAAAAAGGTATAAATCCACTTGAAATGTCAGCTGAATATCCTGAAAAAATTATGAATGTTTATTCTGGCGGCGGAACTATATTTGGTAATAGCGGCGGTGTTATGGAGGCTGCTTTAAGAACAGCTTATTACCTTCTTTCAGGTCAAAATTTAAAAGATCCAGAGCTTACACCTGTTAGGGGTTATGATAAAGACTTAACACAAGCTGTTGTTCCTATACCTTTAAAGGATTATGATGGTAAAATTCTTGAGCTAAAAATTGCTGTTGTAAACGGGGCTTCAAGAAATCTTAATACAATTATAAAACATATAACAAAAGAGAGTAATAAATATCACTTTATAGAGGTTATGAATTGTCCTGGCGGATGTGTAAATGGTGGCGGTCAGCCTGTTCAAGCTATGGGTACTTCGTGGTTACATCCACTTTTACCACTTCCTTTAAGAGCATAG